Proteins encoded by one window of Fischerella sp. PCC 9605:
- the nuoH gene encoding NADH-quinone oxidoreductase subunit NuoH, with protein MNSGIDLQGTFIQSLIDLGLSAEVAKTIWMPLPMILMIIGATVGVLTCVWLERKISAAAQQRIGPEYIGPLGLLAPVADGLKLVFKEDVVPAKSDPLLFTLGPIIVVLPVFLSYLIVPFGQNIVITDVGMGVFLWIALSSVQPIGLLMAGYASNNKYSLLGGLRAAAQSISYEIPLALAVLAIAMMSNSLSTVDIVNQQSGYGILGWNIWRQPIGFIIFWIAALAECERLPFDLPEAEEELVAGYQTEYSGMKFALFYLSSYVNLVLSALLVSVLYLGGWDFPIPISTLASWFGVSEANPVLQIIAASLGITMTVLKAYLLVFLAILLRWTVPRVRIDQLLDLGWKFLLPVGLVNLLLTAALKLAFPVAFGG; from the coding sequence ATGAATTCAGGAATTGATCTGCAAGGAACTTTTATTCAATCCCTCATAGATTTGGGACTGAGCGCGGAAGTAGCCAAAACAATTTGGATGCCACTGCCGATGATCCTAATGATTATTGGCGCTACGGTAGGGGTATTGACCTGTGTTTGGCTAGAAAGGAAAATTTCGGCAGCGGCACAGCAGCGGATTGGTCCTGAATACATCGGTCCTTTAGGTTTGCTGGCTCCTGTAGCCGATGGCCTGAAGCTTGTTTTTAAAGAAGATGTAGTGCCAGCCAAATCCGACCCTCTGCTATTTACCCTCGGCCCAATCATCGTTGTATTGCCGGTGTTTCTGTCTTATTTAATCGTGCCCTTTGGACAGAATATAGTCATTACCGATGTTGGTATGGGGGTATTCTTGTGGATTGCCTTGTCCAGCGTTCAGCCAATTGGTTTGTTAATGGCTGGTTATGCATCCAATAACAAATACTCCCTTTTGGGTGGGTTGCGGGCTGCGGCACAATCGATTAGCTATGAAATTCCTTTAGCGCTGGCAGTATTGGCGATCGCCATGATGTCCAATAGCCTCAGCACCGTTGACATTGTTAACCAGCAATCTGGTTACGGTATTTTAGGGTGGAATATCTGGCGGCAACCAATTGGCTTCATCATCTTTTGGATCGCGGCCTTAGCTGAATGCGAACGACTGCCCTTTGACTTACCAGAAGCAGAAGAAGAACTGGTAGCAGGTTATCAGACTGAATACTCTGGTATGAAATTCGCTCTGTTTTACCTGAGTTCCTATGTCAACCTCGTACTTTCAGCGCTACTGGTATCAGTTCTATACTTGGGCGGTTGGGATTTTCCCATTCCTATTAGCACATTAGCCAGTTGGTTTGGAGTTAGTGAAGCCAATCCGGTTTTGCAAATAATTGCCGCCTCTTTGGGCATTACCATGACCGTACTCAAAGCCTACTTGCTAGTCTTTCTGGCAATCCTGTTGCGTTGGACTGTACCCCGGGTTCGCATCGACCAATTACTAGATTTGGGATGGAAGTTCTTGCTACCAGTAGGCTTAGTAAATTTACTGTTAACCGCAGCTCTGAAACTAGCCTTTCCCGTCGCCTTCGGAGGATAG
- a CDS encoding NADH-quinone oxidoreductase subunit J yields the protein MNLAEGVQVVSFGILAAMMIGAALGVVLFSNVVYSAFMLGGVFVSIAGLYLLLNADFVAAAQLLIYVGAVNVLILFAIMLVNKRQNFVPFPTAWVRKVLTAVVSLGLFALLSTMVLATPWSHSTATPVGEPIVVIGQHFFSDFLLPFEVASVLLLMAMVGAIILARREYLPEQIVPSELPQTVLTLPERPRELVSAGSEEEL from the coding sequence GTGAATCTAGCTGAAGGAGTACAGGTTGTTTCATTTGGCATATTGGCTGCGATGATGATTGGGGCAGCGCTTGGTGTGGTGCTGTTCTCCAACGTCGTCTATTCCGCCTTTATGCTAGGCGGTGTTTTTGTCAGCATAGCTGGGTTGTATCTCCTGCTGAATGCTGACTTTGTAGCAGCAGCACAATTGCTAATTTATGTTGGCGCTGTGAACGTGCTGATTTTGTTTGCCATTATGTTGGTGAACAAGCGGCAGAATTTTGTCCCCTTTCCCACCGCTTGGGTGCGTAAGGTCTTAACGGCTGTGGTCAGTTTGGGATTGTTTGCGCTGTTGAGTACGATGGTATTGGCGACGCCTTGGTCGCATTCTACTGCGACCCCTGTAGGCGAACCCATAGTTGTGATTGGTCAGCATTTCTTTAGTGACTTTTTACTGCCTTTTGAAGTTGCTTCCGTTTTATTATTGATGGCAATGGTAGGCGCAATCATTTTGGCACGTCGCGAATATCTGCCAGAACAAATTGTCCCATCTGAATTGCCGCAAACAGTTTTGACATTGCCAGAACGCCCCAGAGAACTGGTATCGGCAGGAAGCGAAGAGGAATTATGA
- a CDS encoding class I SAM-dependent methyltransferase, which produces MLKKFRYSLADKVVNKVLSSSTINRIINVFAAQNIHLQLQKNALESTAKYVEENMIGAVSVSDLFALLKFALSQAKPDGMFLEFGVAGGNTINFIAKNVQKTVHGFDSFEGLPEFWIDNIGGRYEKGTFNMNGKLPSVRENVQLHVGWFDKTLPEFVASQNEYISFMHVDCDLYSSTKSIFDILGERVKPGTIIVFNEYFNYPGWQQHEFKAFQQFVADKNIKYDYIAYNKLGWEVAVKIL; this is translated from the coding sequence ATGTTAAAAAAATTCAGATACTCTTTGGCAGATAAAGTTGTTAATAAAGTTTTGTCATCTTCTACTATCAATAGAATCATAAATGTCTTTGCTGCTCAAAATATACATTTACAACTACAAAAAAATGCTCTGGAATCTACTGCAAAGTATGTTGAAGAAAACATGATAGGTGCGGTCAGTGTTTCAGATCTTTTTGCCTTGCTCAAGTTTGCACTTTCACAAGCAAAGCCAGATGGTATGTTTCTAGAGTTTGGAGTAGCAGGGGGAAATACCATCAATTTTATAGCTAAAAACGTTCAAAAGACTGTACATGGATTTGACTCTTTTGAAGGTTTACCTGAGTTTTGGATAGATAATATTGGTGGACGATATGAAAAAGGTACTTTTAATATGAATGGCAAGCTGCCTTCTGTTCGTGAAAATGTACAACTCCATGTTGGATGGTTCGATAAAACTTTACCTGAATTCGTAGCTTCTCAAAACGAATACATATCATTTATGCATGTGGATTGCGACTTGTATTCCTCCACAAAATCTATATTCGATATATTAGGTGAACGCGTCAAGCCTGGTACAATAATCGTATTTAATGAGTACTTCAATTATCCTGGTTGGCAGCAGCATGAATTTAAAGCCTTCCAACAATTTGTAGCCGATAAAAATATAAAATACGATTACATTGCCTACAATAAACTTGGTTGGGAAGTTGCAGTAAAGATTCTTTAG
- the sixA gene encoding phosphohistidine phosphatase SixA — protein MELYLIRHGIAQEATGDIKDEERRLTKEGQQKTEKVAQRLKKLGLQFDLIATSPLVRAKQTADILIAAKLSSQIEECIHLSPDGQIYNWVVDWLEPRNFAPDTQLALVGHEPCLSRWAEILVWGEAKERLVLKKAGMIGVKVPETGSPLGRGQMFWLTPPKYLL, from the coding sequence GTGGAACTTTATTTAATTCGTCATGGCATCGCCCAAGAAGCAACAGGTGACATCAAAGACGAGGAAAGACGCCTAACAAAAGAGGGACAGCAAAAAACAGAAAAAGTTGCCCAACGTTTGAAAAAGTTGGGTTTGCAATTTGATTTGATTGCCACTAGTCCCTTAGTAAGAGCCAAACAAACAGCAGATATCCTCATAGCAGCTAAGCTGAGTTCCCAGATAGAGGAGTGTATCCACCTGTCTCCGGATGGTCAGATTTACAATTGGGTTGTAGACTGGTTAGAGCCAAGGAATTTTGCACCTGATACCCAACTAGCCTTGGTAGGACATGAGCCTTGTTTAAGCCGTTGGGCAGAAATTCTGGTTTGGGGAGAAGCCAAGGAACGTTTGGTGCTAAAAAAAGCGGGTATGATCGGGGTAAAGGTACCAGAAACAGGCTCTCCTTTGGGTCGTGGTCAGATGTTTTGGTTGACACCACCCAAGTACTTGCTTTAA
- a CDS encoding GNAT family N-acetyltransferase: MVIIRPYCPEDLEKVIQLWWRTWHETFTELTHPQSYGVWMVRFRDELAVRGLIWVAELENQIVGFVVVMPEERYLDQIFVDTRYHNRGIGSMLLKKAKEACPQGLTLQTLQRNTQVSAFYERHGFQPGKLGVNKINGQLNIEYCWLPLLDESRGNITY, encoded by the coding sequence ATGGTTATAATTCGCCCCTACTGTCCAGAGGATTTAGAAAAAGTCATTCAGTTGTGGTGGCGTACCTGGCATGAAACATTTACCGAACTCACGCATCCGCAATCGTATGGAGTCTGGATGGTTCGCTTCCGTGATGAACTTGCAGTACGAGGGCTAATTTGGGTAGCAGAACTAGAAAATCAAATTGTAGGTTTCGTTGTAGTTATGCCAGAGGAAAGATACTTAGACCAGATTTTTGTTGATACTAGATATCACAATCGAGGTATCGGCTCAATGTTGCTGAAAAAAGCAAAAGAAGCTTGTCCACAGGGGTTGACTCTACAGACATTACAGCGAAATACACAAGTTAGTGCGTTTTACGAACGGCATGGTTTCCAACCAGGTAAGCTAGGTGTGAACAAAATCAACGGCCAGCTAAATATAGAGTACTGTTGGTTGCCTCTGCTAGATGAATCAAGAGGAAATATTACTTACTGA
- a CDS encoding DHH family phosphoesterase: MQFHSSLTQFERLPLTADQASESAPDESEIDKEPLEFPLTKQSAGTLIAPEGGNAVGQRSNSSALQKSEELRQTMLAHSHERHLVILQDFPDPDALSSAWAYQLIAQQYDIKCEIVYAGALSHQENIALVKLTGLPAQRWTLQNLKSKDLSSYQGFVLIDNQGTTSQLVPVVQQAGMTLVAVIDHHTLQGDLKSEFVDIRPAVRATATIFTQYLQAGLLPLDSTINQHVKCATALMHGLRSDTNLLMQAKEEDFLAAAYLSRFYDAQLLNAVLQANRSKRVMDVIERSLKNRIVQNNFSIAGVGYLRYDDRDAIPQAADFLVTEENVHTAVVYGIVHDEDDELEVVIGSLRTTKLTLDPDEFIKEAFGQDSSGRFFGGGRISAGGFEIPMGFLSGSNENSTYAKMKWDVFDAQIKQKLLRLVNPRDNPIQTE, translated from the coding sequence ATGCAATTTCATTCTTCCCTTACTCAGTTTGAGAGATTACCATTGACCGCGGATCAGGCTTCCGAATCGGCTCCAGATGAGTCAGAAATAGACAAAGAACCTTTGGAATTTCCACTCACCAAGCAGTCTGCTGGAACATTGATAGCACCAGAAGGAGGCAATGCCGTTGGTCAGCGCAGCAATTCTTCAGCACTGCAAAAATCAGAAGAACTGCGCCAGACAATGCTTGCCCATAGTCATGAGCGTCATCTGGTGATTCTGCAAGATTTTCCTGACCCAGATGCTCTTTCCTCTGCTTGGGCTTACCAGTTAATTGCTCAGCAATACGATATCAAATGTGAGATTGTTTATGCTGGTGCGCTCAGTCACCAAGAAAATATTGCCTTGGTGAAACTGACTGGCTTACCTGCTCAACGTTGGACGCTACAAAATCTGAAAAGCAAGGATTTGTCCTCCTATCAAGGTTTTGTATTAATTGATAACCAAGGCACTACTTCCCAGCTTGTGCCAGTGGTGCAGCAAGCGGGAATGACACTTGTGGCAGTTATTGACCATCACACTTTACAGGGAGACCTGAAATCAGAGTTTGTTGATATTCGTCCTGCTGTCCGAGCGACAGCAACGATTTTTACTCAGTACTTGCAGGCAGGATTATTGCCTTTAGATAGTACCATCAATCAACACGTCAAATGTGCTACTGCCTTGATGCACGGTTTGCGATCTGATACAAATCTGCTTATGCAAGCCAAAGAAGAAGATTTTTTGGCAGCAGCCTATCTAAGCCGATTTTACGATGCCCAACTGCTCAACGCCGTACTGCAAGCGAACCGTTCCAAAAGGGTGATGGATGTAATAGAGCGATCGCTCAAAAACCGCATCGTTCAAAATAACTTTTCCATTGCCGGTGTCGGCTACTTGCGCTACGACGACAGAGACGCCATCCCTCAAGCAGCAGATTTTCTCGTTACAGAAGAAAACGTCCACACTGCCGTGGTTTATGGGATTGTTCACGATGAAGATGATGAACTAGAAGTAGTCATTGGCTCTTTAAGAACAACCAAACTTACCCTTGACCCTGATGAATTCATCAAAGAAGCCTTTGGGCAAGATAGCAGCGGACGCTTTTTTGGTGGTGGACGTATAAGCGCCGGTGGCTTTGAAATTCCGATGGGTTTCTTATCAGGCAGTAACGAAAATTCTACTTATGCGAAAATGAAATGGGATGTCTTCGATGCTCAAATCAAGCAGAAGTTGCTGAGATTGGTAAATCCCAGAGACAACCCAATTCAAACCGAGTAA
- a CDS encoding glycosyltransferase family 39 protein, which yields MRRLVIAPRGLQFLIVVVLVIGIFFRFVNIDGKVYSHDEIYTSLRISGCTTTQVKQQIFNGRVISKQAFAKFQGLNSEQGCGDTIRSLAIEDPRHPPFYYLIARFWMQVFGSSVTAIRSLSALISLLVFLCAYWLCKELFNVPLSLPGIAIALMAISPIQLIYAQEAQEYILWEVTILLSSAALLRALRLESIRQPEELRVYNWIIYTVTLTLSLYTFLLSGFVAIAHGIYVLATAKFRWNKTVKAYLLASLAGFLAFMPWMLIAIANQFQFKSSSSSTTNSSPSGNLITFLLMQLSRIFFDLNLSWENPLSLFMTLIIFILVIYAIYFIWRTTHQKVWLFIITLILVPALPLIIPDLIVGEMRSFAQLDLVSVYLGIQIAVAYLLATQLYNGRLSRRQIWQMILSLVIIAGIISCAVYSQAETWWSKLFSQGNPQISSIINQADRPLLISNDLGNNYANVFSISYLVEPKVRFLLVQGKNIPQIPKDFTDIFLLTPSDTLRKGIAKKYKLKTKIVYKDEHTSLWKIFK from the coding sequence ATGCGGCGTCTTGTAATCGCTCCCAGGGGGTTGCAGTTTTTAATTGTCGTAGTTTTGGTAATTGGTATATTTTTTCGCTTTGTGAACATTGACGGCAAAGTTTATTCGCACGATGAAATTTATACCTCTTTACGAATTTCTGGTTGCACAACTACTCAAGTTAAGCAACAAATTTTTAATGGTCGAGTCATTTCTAAGCAAGCTTTTGCTAAGTTTCAGGGTCTTAATTCTGAACAAGGCTGTGGTGATACAATTAGGTCTTTAGCAATAGAAGACCCACGGCATCCCCCATTTTATTACTTAATCGCACGATTTTGGATGCAAGTTTTTGGCAGTTCAGTAACAGCCATCAGAAGTTTGTCTGCCTTGATTAGCTTGCTGGTATTTCTCTGTGCCTATTGGTTGTGCAAAGAATTATTTAATGTGCCTTTATCGCTACCTGGTATAGCGATCGCACTTATGGCCATATCTCCCATTCAGTTGATCTATGCCCAGGAAGCACAGGAATATATTCTCTGGGAAGTCACCATATTACTATCTAGTGCTGCTCTACTACGAGCCTTACGATTGGAATCAATACGACAGCCAGAGGAATTGCGTGTTTATAATTGGATAATTTATACAGTTACTTTAACTCTTAGCCTTTATACATTTTTATTAAGTGGGTTTGTGGCAATTGCTCATGGAATTTATGTACTTGCCACAGCAAAATTTCGCTGGAATAAGACAGTAAAGGCTTATCTGCTGGCATCGTTGGCAGGATTTTTAGCCTTTATGCCTTGGATGTTAATAGCGATCGCTAACCAATTTCAATTCAAATCTTCTTCATCTTCGACAACTAACTCTTCACCATCAGGAAATTTAATTACATTTTTGCTGATGCAACTCAGCCGTATTTTTTTTGATTTAAATCTTAGCTGGGAAAACCCTTTAAGCTTGTTCATGACGCTAATTATTTTCATACTAGTTATATATGCAATTTATTTTATTTGGCGGACAACTCATCAAAAAGTTTGGTTATTTATTATCACCTTAATTTTAGTCCCAGCGCTACCTTTGATAATTCCAGATTTAATTGTTGGCGAAATGCGGTCATTTGCCCAACTAGATTTAGTATCTGTTTATTTAGGTATTCAAATAGCTGTTGCTTATCTCTTAGCAACTCAGCTATATAATGGCAGATTATCACGTCGGCAAATCTGGCAAATGATATTGTCGCTGGTGATTATTGCTGGGATAATTTCTTGTGCTGTATATTCTCAAGCTGAAACGTGGTGGAGCAAGCTTTTCAGCCAAGGTAATCCACAAATTAGTAGCATCATCAATCAGGCTGATCGACCACTTTTGATTAGTAATGATTTAGGCAATAATTACGCTAATGTATTTTCTATTAGCTATCTTGTAGAACCAAAAGTCAGGTTTTTATTAGTTCAGGGTAAAAATATTCCCCAAATCCCTAAAGATTTCACTGACATATTTTTACTCACTCCTTCAGATACTTTGCGAAAAGGAATAGCAAAAAAGTATAAGCTAAAAACTAAAATTGTTTACAAAGATGAACATACTTCGCTGTGGAAAATATTCAAATGA
- a CDS encoding HNH endonuclease, producing MGKVLVLNASYEPLNITSWRRAAVLLIKGKAERVEHNGKFLYSGFPLPTVIRLRHYVRVPYKEIPLTRRNILHRDSHTCQYCGYTGDELTLDHVIPRSRGGGDSWENIVTACVRCNVNKGSRTPHEAHMMLRHPPRRPYSSLYFEVSKHLRGGTHQEWQKYVIGL from the coding sequence ATGGGGAAGGTTTTAGTCTTAAACGCCTCTTACGAACCGCTCAATATTACGAGCTGGCGTCGCGCTGCTGTTTTGTTAATCAAGGGCAAAGCAGAGCGCGTAGAACACAACGGTAAGTTTCTTTACTCCGGTTTTCCGCTTCCAACCGTAATCCGGTTGCGCCATTATGTGCGGGTTCCCTACAAAGAAATCCCTCTGACGCGCCGAAATATATTGCACCGGGACAGTCACACTTGTCAATACTGCGGTTACACGGGAGATGAGTTAACTCTAGATCACGTAATACCGCGATCGCGTGGCGGAGGAGATTCCTGGGAGAACATTGTTACAGCCTGCGTCCGCTGCAATGTCAACAAGGGTAGCCGTACACCCCACGAAGCACACATGATGTTACGTCACCCACCTCGCAGACCCTACAGCAGCCTCTACTTCGAGGTCAGCAAGCATCTAAGAGGTGGAACTCACCAAGAGTGGCAAAAGTATGTTATAGGACTTTGA
- a CDS encoding RidA family protein — translation MQMKRAFSGASWESKVGYCRGVRVGNHIYISGTAPIAEGGGVFAPEDAYGQAKRCLEIIQKALQDLGTNINSVVRTRMFVTDISRWAEFGKAHQEFFGENPPATTMVEVKSLIDPAMLIEIEVDAVCLDV, via the coding sequence ATGCAAATGAAGCGGGCATTTTCTGGTGCGTCTTGGGAGTCCAAGGTAGGTTACTGTCGAGGTGTTAGAGTTGGCAACCACATTTATATTTCTGGTACAGCACCAATTGCCGAAGGGGGTGGAGTATTTGCACCCGAGGATGCTTACGGGCAAGCAAAACGCTGTTTAGAAATTATTCAGAAAGCATTGCAAGACTTAGGTACAAACATCAACTCTGTGGTGCGAACTCGCATGTTTGTCACCGATATTAGCCGTTGGGCTGAATTTGGAAAAGCGCATCAAGAGTTTTTTGGTGAGAACCCACCTGCTACTACGATGGTGGAAGTGAAATCTCTGATTGATCCGGCAATGTTGATTGAGATTGAGGTTGATGCAGTTTGCCTGGATGTTTAG
- the nuoK gene encoding NADH-quinone oxidoreductase subunit NuoK, with the protein MELQYFLLLAAALFCIGIYGLITSRNAVRVLMSIELLLNAVNLNLMAFSNFLDSTAIKGQVFTVFVITVAAAEAAVGLAIVLAIYRNRDTVDMEQFNLLKW; encoded by the coding sequence ATGGAACTCCAGTACTTTTTGTTGTTAGCAGCAGCTTTATTTTGCATTGGTATTTATGGTTTGATAACCAGCCGCAACGCTGTACGAGTGTTAATGTCAATTGAATTGCTGCTGAATGCTGTTAATTTGAATTTAATGGCTTTTTCTAACTTCCTAGACTCAACAGCAATTAAGGGTCAGGTTTTCACTGTGTTTGTCATTACTGTAGCGGCAGCAGAAGCAGCAGTAGGTTTGGCGATCGTGCTGGCAATCTACCGCAACCGTGATACTGTCGATATGGAGCAGTTTAATCTCCTGAAATGGTAA
- the ndhI gene encoding NAD(P)H-quinone oxidoreductase subunit I yields MLKFLKQVGDYAKEAVQAGRYIGQGLSVTFDHMRRRPITVQYPYEKLIPSERFRGRIHFEFDKCISCEVCVRVCPINLPVVDWEFDKTSKKKKLKHYSIDFGVCIFCGNCVEYCPTNCLSMTEEYELSTYDRHELNYDNVAMGRLPYKVTDDPMVTPLRELVYLPKGVMDPHDLPADAPRAGGHPEELVQQEK; encoded by the coding sequence ATGCTAAAATTCCTCAAACAAGTTGGTGATTACGCCAAAGAAGCGGTACAAGCCGGTCGTTATATCGGTCAAGGACTGTCTGTCACCTTTGACCACATGCGGCGGCGTCCAATTACCGTCCAGTACCCTTACGAAAAACTGATTCCCAGCGAACGCTTTCGCGGTAGGATTCACTTTGAGTTTGATAAGTGTATTTCCTGCGAGGTCTGTGTGCGGGTTTGTCCGATTAACTTGCCTGTGGTGGATTGGGAATTTGACAAAACCAGCAAAAAGAAAAAGCTCAAACACTACAGCATCGATTTTGGTGTTTGTATCTTCTGCGGCAACTGTGTAGAATATTGCCCGACTAATTGTCTGTCCATGACAGAAGAGTACGAGCTTTCCACCTACGATCGCCACGAATTGAACTATGATAACGTGGCAATGGGTCGTCTCCCGTACAAGGTAACGGATGACCCAATGGTAACACCATTGCGCGAACTGGTTTACCTACCCAAAGGCGTTATGGATCCCCACGACCTGCCAGCCGATGCACCTCGTGCCGGTGGCCATCCTGAAGAACTCGTGCAGCAGGAAAAGTAA
- a CDS encoding citrate synthase, with amino-acid sequence MMVCEYKPGLEGIPAAQSSISCVDGQKGILEYRGIRIEELAEKSTFLETAYLLIWGELPTAEELAAFEHEVRHHRRIKYRIRDMMKSFPESGHPMDALQASAAALGLFYSRRDLDNPVYIRDAVVRLLATIPTMVAAFQLMRKGNDPVRPNDDLDYAANFLYMLHEKEPDPLAARIFDVCLILHAEHTMNASTFSARVTASTLTDPYAVVASAVGTLGGPLHGGANEEVIQMLEEIGSVENVRPYIEDRLQRKAKIMGFGHRVYKIKDPRATILQNLAEQLFAKFGNDKFYDIAVELERVVEEKLGSKGIYPNVDYYSGLVYRKLGIPTDLFTPIFAIARVAGWLAHWKEQLEENRIFRPTQVYNGQHDVPYVPIEKR; translated from the coding sequence ATGATGGTGTGCGAATACAAGCCTGGTTTGGAAGGCATTCCTGCCGCTCAATCCAGTATTAGCTGTGTTGACGGACAAAAAGGAATATTAGAATATCGTGGCATCCGGATTGAAGAATTAGCAGAAAAAAGTACATTTCTGGAAACTGCTTATCTTTTGATCTGGGGTGAATTACCCACTGCGGAAGAATTGGCGGCATTTGAGCATGAAGTTCGCCATCACAGGCGAATCAAATACCGCATTCGTGACATGATGAAATCCTTTCCAGAAAGCGGCCACCCAATGGATGCCCTACAAGCCTCTGCTGCTGCTTTGGGCTTGTTTTATTCCCGCCGCGATCTGGATAATCCCGTCTACATTCGGGATGCAGTGGTTCGTTTGTTAGCAACCATTCCGACAATGGTAGCGGCATTTCAGTTGATGCGAAAAGGTAACGACCCGGTACGCCCTAATGATGACTTGGACTATGCCGCTAACTTTTTGTACATGCTCCACGAGAAAGAACCCGATCCACTGGCAGCGCGCATTTTTGATGTCTGCTTGATATTACATGCAGAACATACAATGAATGCTTCTACCTTCAGTGCGAGGGTGACGGCTTCTACCCTAACAGATCCTTACGCGGTGGTGGCGAGTGCAGTTGGAACCTTGGGAGGACCACTGCATGGGGGAGCTAACGAAGAAGTAATTCAAATGTTAGAAGAAATTGGCTCTGTTGAGAATGTGCGTCCTTATATAGAAGATAGGCTGCAACGCAAAGCCAAAATCATGGGCTTTGGGCATCGTGTCTATAAAATCAAAGATCCACGCGCAACAATTCTGCAAAACTTGGCGGAACAGCTGTTTGCAAAATTCGGCAACGACAAGTTTTATGACATAGCCGTTGAGTTGGAACGGGTGGTAGAGGAAAAATTGGGTAGCAAAGGAATTTATCCCAATGTTGACTATTATTCCGGTTTGGTGTATAGAAAGCTGGGGATTCCCACAGACTTATTCACACCAATATTTGCGATCGCCCGTGTTGCTGGTTGGCTAGCACACTGGAAAGAACAATTAGAAGAAAACCGGATTTTCCGTCCTACCCAGGTTTACAACGGTCAGCACGACGTTCCTTACGTCCCCATAGAGAAACGTTAG
- a CDS encoding NAD(+) kinase — protein sequence MDLKKVIIAYKARDAQSKRWAEICAKQLENRQCQVLMGPSGPKDNPYPVFLASAVQPIDLALVLGGDGTVLTGARHLAPAGIPILGVNVGGHLGFLTESVEEFQDTEKVWDRLLEDRYAIQRRMMVQAAVYEGHDTNLEPVSERYLALNEMCVKPASADRMITSILEMEIDGEVVDQYVGDGLIVATPTGSTGYTVSAGGPIVHDGMEALTVSPICPMSLSNRPFVLPPGSVVSIWPLGDYDLSTKLWMDGVLATSIWPGHRVDVRMAECRAKFIILRENNSYYQTLREKLLWAGTRVRYSSSNHSN from the coding sequence GTGGACCTTAAGAAGGTAATAATTGCCTATAAGGCAAGAGATGCCCAAAGCAAACGCTGGGCAGAAATTTGTGCAAAGCAACTAGAAAATCGCCAATGCCAGGTATTGATGGGCCCGAGTGGACCAAAAGACAATCCTTATCCGGTGTTTTTGGCTTCGGCGGTGCAACCAATTGACCTGGCTTTGGTGCTTGGTGGTGATGGCACTGTTTTAACTGGTGCAAGACATTTAGCCCCAGCTGGCATCCCCATTCTGGGAGTGAATGTGGGAGGACATCTGGGGTTTTTAACTGAGTCGGTAGAGGAGTTTCAGGATACTGAGAAAGTTTGGGATCGGCTGTTGGAGGATCGCTACGCCATCCAACGGCGGATGATGGTGCAAGCAGCTGTGTATGAGGGCCATGACACGAATTTGGAACCCGTAAGCGAACGTTACCTCGCTTTAAATGAAATGTGTGTCAAACCTGCCTCTGCCGATCGCATGATTACCTCTATTCTGGAAATGGAAATTGATGGTGAGGTAGTCGACCAATATGTGGGAGATGGGTTAATAGTTGCCACACCTACTGGTTCTACTGGTTACACAGTTTCTGCTGGTGGCCCAATTGTACATGATGGTATGGAAGCCCTTACTGTTAGCCCCATTTGTCCGATGAGTCTTTCTAATCGCCCCTTCGTTTTACCCCCCGGTTCTGTTGTAAGTATTTGGCCTTTGGGTGATTACGATTTGAGTACAAAACTGTGGATGGATGGGGTATTAGCTACTTCGATTTGGCCTGGACATCGCGTTGACGTGCGAATGGCTGAGTGCAGGGCTAAGTTTATTATTTTGCGGGAAAACAATTCCTATTATCAGACGCTGCGGGAGAAGTTACTGTGGGCAGGGACTAGAGTTCGCTATAGCAGTAGTAATCACTCGAATTAA